The following nucleotide sequence is from Falco naumanni isolate bFalNau1 chromosome 6, bFalNau1.pat, whole genome shotgun sequence.
GAAATTGATCTTAATCTCAAACAGCTCGTACTTCAGTAACTGGAGATTTGTCACAGTTAGAACGCAGGGAAGCGATCCCTGCCGTGGGGTGAGGAGCTTGCATGCTACACTTTGGTCCCCGAACATCTGGGACCACAATGAGTATCTGAGCAGTCCCTGAGCTGCAACACAGCATTGCAAATGAGTCTCTAATGAGTAAGCAGTAGAGTTGTGGCAGGCAAGAGGGATGCATCCCAAAGCCCACTGAAGTGAATGGCACTACTCCCGTTGACTGCAGTGGCCTTTGAGTGGAGCTCGGCATGCCTGTGAGAGGAAGGTGGAGTTGAACGATAGCACTGTATCACCTCTTACACAGCATAACCGCATGCTcgtcttttttactttctctctcAGGATGGCAGGAGCAGTTTTATTGGCCACCAGCTCGGAGGGGTCATGGAAGTGCCAAACAGCAAGGACCAGAGAGTCAAATCAGCCAGAGCCATCCAAATCACTTACTACCTCCAAACGTATGGCTCTGTCACCCAGGACCTCATTGGGGAGAAATGGGAGAGCGAATTCTGTAAACTGATGCACAAGATGCAGCTGGATCACCAAGATCTACAGCTCTACTCATTGGCATCCTTCAGCCTCTGGAAGGACTTCCACCAGACCAGTCTCTTGGCCAGGGGCAAGATTTTGGTGAGCCTGATGCTGATTCTCCTGACTGCTACCCTCTCGAGCTCCATGAAGGACTGCCTTCGTAGCAAACCTTTCCTGGGACTCTTGGGAGTACTCACTATCTGTATTTCCAGTGTCACTGCGGCAGGgatatttttcattactgatGGAAAATATAATTCTACTCTGTTGGGAATCCCTTTCTTCGCTATGGGTAATTATTTATCTTCATAATAATAGGATTAACAGAGTTTAATGACAGGATTGTGAATTATATCCTGGTTATAAAAGTGCAGATTTTACCTTGAGTGAAAGTAGTCTAAGTCATTTTCATCTTGTTAAACTGATCTGTGCCttgccataaaaagaaaataaaaaaaaaaaaagaaaaaaaaggggaaaaaaaaaaaaaaaaaggaaaaggaaaaaacccaaagcagtaGCAACAATAAAGAGCAAATGATGCTGCTGGAATCTCAGCCAGTGTGAGAGAGGGGCAGTTTTATTGATCTCTGTTACGAAATGAAGGAGAAATTGTTATTGAAAACTAGTCagctcagcacagaaaatggaTATGTGTTGACCCGACTTTGATGGGAGGCCAGCCGAAAGAGTAAGTTAAAACAGGAGGGCACTGGGGAAGGAAAGATTTGAGCATCCTTCCCGGCGAgggcttctcctccagctctgtgtgaggggcagaggggagcagctTGGTGTAAGAGCAAGATTGATGGTCCTTATCTCAGAGAGGAGATTACTGTTGTGGTGTTTGCCAGGCTGTAAGCAAAGGGGCCTGTCAGTATCTGTAGCGCATAATCCCTCGGTTTGCGGAGTCCCAGATCAGCTGCAGAGATTTCCTTTGTGTCACACCCAGGCAGGGGAAGGTGCAGAAgaagaacaaacacaaaatccAGCTCTTTTAGCAGAATTGCTTTCATTCCTTCTGTTCCAAACACTTTTTAGTGCCTCTTGTGTGGTTCATGAGTTTGCTGGGAAGGTACgttggaaagaaagagggaagcaCGCCTAAAACGGCTTGCTGAGGCAGCGCTGCGGGGTGCAATCACATCCCAGTTTGTCAGAGTTTCACCATATTGTGAGTCTGAACCCCAGCAATGCCTCGATGCAAAATCTCAGCAGTGGCGGgccaaacccaaaccccttcATGCTGTTTTTTTGATGGCAGGAAAACTTATCTGTGGACAGAACTCTGTATTTTTATGGTTAATTTCTTAAATCTCATTCATGCTTCTAGTGCTCAAACTCAAGTCCTGTGCTACAGTGAGAGATACCTAAATATGCAAAGCCATGAGCTAGAGTCAAGGTTTGGAGAAGGGtcttatatttttcttaaaaacctCAGCTTCTtaagaaatgacattttcttgaGCTTCCCCTTAAGAAAATTCCTGTAGGTATAtgcacacacccccagccccctgcctccTGTGTTGTCTGTCCCCTGATAATGTGTTTGTGTCACTAACCAAGGGGGCTGAGCCGTAGCCTCGTCAGTCCTGCACCTCTGGAGCAGCTGGCTAAGGTGGGAAGGAGTGGCATGGGGTAGATGGTCAAGACTCcagaagggaaaggggagagtGAGGTAAAAGACCCCAGGGAATTCCATGATTGGTTCAGCCTCTTTCATGCTGGTAAACAAAGCCGTGCCAAAGCCTCTAGTTCTGTCACCTGCGCTGTGAAATTGTGGCAATGGCCCCTGTCGCAGTCTGTCCCATGCCAACTCTTCAGATGCTCTGCAGGCTTTGCAGTGTAAGAGGACTTGATGGAAAGAAAGTGCTGAGAGGGGGAAGAATGccagcaggaggagcagaggacATGCTGGGTTGTGACAGGATGGATCCCAACCTGAGCAAAGTGTGCGggcttaggaaaaaaagagatctgTGGGGCTGAACGGAGGAAAGGATGACAGCGGGGAAAAGGAGGCTCCTGTGTGTTATCAGATCGCGGCAACCTTTTTCTTGGGTGTCAGGAGGTGTGTACCAAAGGGTAGGGGCAAACAGCACTGCCTTGCTTGTGCAGCAAGTtgagaaaaaagcacaaaaaatactGACATGATGAAAGCACCTTCCCTCAATTGTTTATTCCTCTGCTAGTGTCTCTTTTTAGATGGTTGTAGGCATTGGTAGCCCATACTCTTTGCTTGGGAGTGACAAATTTGAGACCTGTCGAGGAGCCCTAGACAGTGCCTGTAGGTGAAGCTCATCTTTGGGCTGACCTCAAAAAGCACCAGCATCCATACGGGCCAGGAGCATCAGTCCAAATGGCAGTAGCACTGCGCTCAATTTATACAATCCCTGCCGCCCCAGGGTGAGACAGGGGTGGGAGTCTGAAGGCAGAGAGGCTCGGTTTCCCGTCGGGATGGTGGTAAGCCAGGACTTTGTGTGCTGTCTCAGGAAAGTGATGTTTCTAactttctgttgtgttttgtgcTGTCATTCTTGTCACAGCCACTtccaagagcaaaagaaaagaaaaaaaaacaaaaacaaaaaaccaaaacaaaacaccacaaaacctCTATTAAAGTGAGATATTTGCAAGGATTGCTTCTATAACACTATACTGAATGAACTTCaagttgaaaaagaaaacatttaagcaaCCCTTCCACAGAAATTTCAGTCAAGGATCTCAGGTCAAATTGGATACACCATCAGGGAACAGCTTGCAATGCCTGGGAAGTGCTGCTGCTCAACATTAGGCAACAGTTTTACAGTTGGGAGAACTAAAAGCCAGGGTGTGTGTCTTGCCAAAGCCATCCTGCAAAGTGCCACGTGCCTTTAGTCCCTGCAATTACCATGCCAGCTAACAAGACCTTGCTCTGCCCGTGATATACTTAGGGCCTTACAGACCCgggctgtgcacagcacagcGTTTTCTGTTAAACCTGATTTACCGCCAACAGATCTGACACCTTAGAGTAGATCCATTGAAAATCCCAAGACCGTCCTGTGGGTCAGTCCATAACTCTGGCCCATGTTGTGCCAGTGTCCCATGCTGCtagcacagcagaaagcaaataatataTCAAATAATAATTAAGCAAATATAGATGAAAAAGTGTGCAAGATGGGGTTTCCCAGAATTACAAATGCCAGATTTGCAATTCAGCCTTCTAAAGTCAAGTTATTTagactaaaaaaataaaaggaaaaaatagccaATAACAGCCAGAAGGTGCCTGCAAGTGCAATACTACGCAGAATGCACAGGCAACCTTAATTCCAGCAGCTTCTAACTTCGGAACACTTCAACCTGACATTTGCAAACTGTCCATTTAAAGTATATTTGTCTGGTCAAAATATACAGTGTCTTCTGACATTCACTTTTCAAAGgattaattttaatggaaattctGTGATGTTCTTCTGCAGTTTGTCCTTTTTCCTGCAGAGATGGCAGGATGCTGCTGTCTGAATGAAGGGAGTAACCCCGGACTTGTACGTATGTTTAGGTCTATCACTCCTCTTGCAGTGCAGAGCTTCTGGGGGTTTCAGTAGGTGATAAAAGACTATctaaaagtgaaatgttttatattttttctaaatttggACTGAATGACCTAGACATTAATTATTTACTGTAGTCCTGCTGTGAGGGAACACTCTGCTGGAATAAAGCATCTCTGATATACTGGGGGAAGAGTGCTAGCTCAGATtggcttttctcttctttatccTTGAAGGTGAAAAGCTTCAGTCTTAAGGCAGGGATGAGGGCAGTGGTGAAAAATTCTGCTTGCTCTGACTCCCTCTTTGTGATACCACAGTCTTCCTCTGCCTCAGGAATGCCAGTTTCCCCAGTACAGCGTCTACCACTGTGTTTTTGGACTCAGTGAGGAGCAACTCTTCAGAAAGGTCCCGTGCAAATAATGCTCTGGCTGCCAGAAGCTCCTGCAAACAGGAGCAAGAGGTGCTGATTTTTAGCTGTTCATACCCCAGACAAATGGCCAAATATGGTGAGTTAGAGAAAAGGTGCTTCTTAGTTTCAGGGCTTCCTCCTTTAGGGACTGGACTGGACCTAGGTGTTTcgtttgtctttttttttttttttttttttttttttttttttaaagtcagttttTAGTAACCACTGTGTGAAATCAGGCTGTGGGACAGTTCTACCTTCTACCTTGCATGTCTCTTCTGGGACAAATGcaaactgcagtttcttctgcatgtttgacAACATCAGAGCTGTCACCACCAGATGAGTTTCAGATAGGGGATAGAGGGTCCAATAATTGAGTTTCAGATTTGTTCTAGACATCAGAAATGGATACGGGTAGATGTTCACACCTGCCTTTTGTGTTTAGATTCACGATGCAATTTCAAAGGGATGTTATGTACGTGACATAATTACAGTTTCCCATGCCTAATCATCACTAATTAATACAACCAGAAGGTTAACTACATAATTGAGATATTATTGCTCCCatgatttgctttttaatgcaCAGAAACCACACTGATGTCATCTGAGAGATTATGATTTAACTCAGCTGAGGATCTGActctatatttttaaatacaggtaTATTAGTTATGTCATTTtacactgtaattattttttgccAGTCCATGAAGTACCTCATTATACAGATTAGTGAAAATCTtatgttaaaaatgtaactACAGTGTAATTAGAGTCTAATCATGCTTTTTGTATCATAAAGTGTATGTGTTTCTTAGAAGGCTGGATTCGCAGTAGACACAAGAGATATTTCCTGCCCTTTTAAAGTCCAGACCAGGGAGACCACAAAATCTTCATGGGAACAATTATTTGTCATTGAGTCTTTAAAGAACACTCAGCTCAACGGATGCCCTACAACACATTGCAATATCATTACTACTAGGACTAATAACTATACTGCTAGTAGTGGTCTGGttaaaagatacaaaaatgtTAGGAAGCAATAGGCTACCTGTTTCCAGCAGTAACCCCGTGCCTGATGTAAGACTGCAAGATGGATGGAGGagttttaacagaaaagccTGCACTGTTACAAATTCCCATTAGCCCTTCCCCTGAGTTATTCAAATGGAAGGAGGAAGCAAGGCAAAAGCAGACAGGACTCCAGGCAGTTATTAGCATTTCAGACAGAAGCCATCTAACCTCCTTCGGATGGCAGTTGTTAAACTAATGGCTGGTGATCACCTTTAAGCAAATTTGAGATGTCACAGTATTACCATTAGTGGTAGAGCTGTgggaaattacagaaaaaagtcCTAGTGCAGATGAggaagtttgggtttttttaaacctcagaAGGCAAATGTGAGCACTAAAGTGCATGCTATCACTAGTTCACCTGTACATGAAGTACCACAGCATTTCTAATCTTTGCTTCAAGCATTGGACTTTCTGATTACAGCTGCaacttagaaatatttctgcagtgactctggctttggttttgtccttttgATGCAGCCATAAAGCAAATCCCATATGAATCTCAAGTTCTATGATCATACCCTATCTGTATGAGAAGCAGGAGAACGACCCTTTAAAGAGACCTGCCGACATAAACTTCCACCACTCCACGCCTTAAACATAGAGCAAATCTGTCATTTTAGATGTTATGGCAGTTCATGTCCTCACTAACTCGGCAGATCACTAAGGACTTAGAAGTATCTTTGCCTTAATTAGATGGTGGCCATTCTTGACTTTTACAGTGGGAatagcaaaaaaacaaacaaacaaaaaaacccccatcaACaaataaccccccaaaaaacccaaaacgaaaaaaaaaatccacaaggcagcaggagaaaaaaatggaaatatataaaaatgtttaaagtgACCTATTTCGATGGGCACACAACATAAATAATTCATATGAATGGGCCTAGACGTTCTCCATATTTGTAAGGTTGATTTCCCCATAACCTGGTATACTCTCTAACAAGTCTATTCCCAGTTGCagagagttgtttttttcatttctatagGAAAGGTTAACTTCCCCAAAACAGTCTTTCCTGAATTTTGAGTAGAAGACCAAAGCCTTTCTGGGATGGTTTGCTACACTTACAACTGTGTCCTGGAGCTGTCATGCTTAGGTAGAGACAACAGGACTAGGGCTGCCCTTCTCAAACACAGGTGAGATGCAGATATCTCTGCCTGGATCTTTTGGGCATTCTCGTGTCCAGCAGAAAAGGATGCATGAAGAAACACAGCAGTCTCAGTCCTAACAGGGTTTGTAGCACCTAATTTCAGATGTCCTGAGTGTTCCTCCCTTAAGTCACACAATCTGAATTTCCTTTGCAGCTAATAGAGAGAAATACACAACTCCGAAGTAATTTGGACCATCGTTTAGCACATATTTGGGATGAGCTGCATTAATCTCTGCAAGGTTCTATCCATCTCTGACAAATTTAAGGTGACTCCTTAGACTTTCAACACCTatggttatatatatatatacgctCCAagttttatgtatgtatgtatgcatatacaCAGCATATATGCATAAACAGACCTGAATCCCTTACAGATTGAATTctagctctttttttcccatagaGAGTTACCAGAAGGTCTCTTATCAGTGCCAATCCCTTGGGGCAGTTGCTCCACCCCAGGAGGTGGGTCTGCAGGTCTGCCACTCAGTCAGTGATTCTGAGGTTCAGCTCAGGTTGAAGCATTCATCCTTGGACCATTGCCCAAGCACAGACCATCACTACCAGATCCTCCATAATGACAGAGCAAATGCAAAAGGCACTGGCTGGGTTTGTAGCTTGAGAACAGTCAGCTAACCTGTTCCTCCTGCTGACTCTAGCAGGAACTCTATTAACTCGTTTATCCAAAGTGaagttttgaaatacagttgtcttttattgttgttgttattgttattattattattaaaacagcttcctcagctctccagctgcagcttaCAGACTGGTAGCTGTCATTTGAGCTGCTTCCAACTTGCTGCAAGCATTTCTACAGTCCTTTGAAAAAAGTGGTTTGATAAGAGAAGAGAGTATGTTTTGATCTAAGAAGTCTAAGGCTGAAAGGAATGGTTTCTTTTGCacttaaaaatgtatgtttagTATCCTTAATATACAAATTCTTTACAGATAGTAACGGACGTTTCCTTTTCTGATGCCTCACACATTTGTCTGAACacctcttcctttcatttttctgccctTTCATGGCAGTGCTCATTCCTATGGCTGAGTTATTGAAGGTTCTTTATTGGATGCTCCTTTTCTGCATGTTGATCTCATTCAGCAGGAGTTTCATTCTTCGTATTTAGTATGTATTGATACACGTCACATTTACATTTGGCTTATTTGGGCTGGAAAGGAGCTGCATCATGGTAGAAATGATTTAGATCCAAGTACATCATCCCTAATAGGGCAGTGACAAATCCAGCCTTGAACAGCACAATTGCTAGCAATTCCATAACCTGCCTCGacagcttgttccagtgtttgaacaGCCATACATTTATAAAggtatttcttaatatttttgctgctgcaggttaTGCCTATAACTTCAGAGTCTGCCTGGCCTGCCTGTGGAGTGTAATTTTTCACAGTATCTAtgtatttgcaaatacttttaGCATACTTCCTATGTAGGCTTGTGCTTAATTCAGCTTGGATATAATTTCCTACCagatcttttttccccagatattTTACTGTAGTTCACACGTTCCTGTGAGCTTCTTCTGTACGGGAAGATTGATGGTGGCTTCTGGTCTCTGCTGGAGCACTGTGgatctgcaggaaaaaacagatgtGGAATAGGCTGAAGATGTTTTTGGCATGTGGCGGGAAAATGCAATCTTGCAttgtcctttctttcctgctgggCAGGAAAGGTGGGCTCTGCTAGCTGGGGAAGCACAGAGCGAATGATCCTATGCTCTGTCAAGCATTCTGTCTGCTCACCTTATACACTGTGTTCCTCTCTAGGGAAATCCAAACTTGTGCCTCTGGTTTTTAGGcaaaaatgaaaggcagcaaaTGCATTTACTTTCTCCTATAATACATTTTGTGTGCGAACAGCCCCTGGAACTCACTGTTGCAAGATATGGTTGTGGCTCAAAATTCAGCCTGACTCAGAAAGGGTTGGATTTTCACACAGCTAGCTAAAAcatcttcattattttgaaTAACATTGCAACACTAAAACATAATAGTAGGGAAGAAGTATAAAAATTAATGACCATGTTCAAAAGCCCAGTTCAAAAATGGGTACAAAGAAATTTCACTTGTGAAGAAATTCTCCCGTAACAGCCTTCTTTCAGTCTGATAATTTTCCCCTGAAGAGTTAGGGAAAGAACACAGAACTCAGTAGACCATTTGCCAAATG
It contains:
- the PTCHD4 gene encoding patched domain-containing protein 4 isoform X3, with product MCFLRRPGASAGWIWWRMLRQVIHRGLQSFFYKLGLFVSRHPVFFLTVPAVLTIIFGFSLLNRFQPDTDLESLVAPSHSLAKIERSLASSLFSLDQSKSQLYSDLHTPGRYGRVILLSKPGGNILHQADVILQIHRAVLEMKDGRSSFIGHQLGGVMEVPNSKDQRVKSARAIQITYYLQTYGSVTQDLIGEKWESEFCKLMHKMQLDHQDLQLYSLASFSLWKDFHQTSLLARGKILVSLMLILLTATLSSSMKDCLRSKPFLGLLGVLTICISSVTAAGIFFITDGKYNSTLLGIPFFAMEYFSMQECNLNRKKNELM